One window of Trifolium pratense cultivar HEN17-A07 linkage group LG5, ARS_RC_1.1, whole genome shotgun sequence genomic DNA carries:
- the LOC123883457 gene encoding probable serine/threonine-protein kinase WNK10 isoform X1 gives MISGSVLALHPSDNVFRRRESHDFEEDFVEKDPTGRYIRYNEILGRGAFKTVYRAFDEVDGIEVAWNQVRIDGLLHSVDDLAKLYSEVHLLKSLNHENIIKFYDSWIDDTQKTVNMITELFTSGNLRQYRKKHKYVEVKAIKGWARQILQGLVYLHGHKPPIIHRDLKCDNIFVNGNQGEVKIGDLGLAIVMQQPTARSVIGTPEFMAPELYEEEYNELVDIYSFGMSMLEMVTLEYPYNECTNPAQIFKKVTSGIKPANLNKVSDPQIKEFIEKCLVPASQRLSAEELLNDPFLQIESQKDPFPSPVRTRRSTSRAGSMDMDADYKNFSGSIYTDSSQGSPHFPVYHVQRTNKNNEFRLKGTKNDDNSVSLTLRIADTSGRVRNIHFLFYLDTDTAVSVASEMVEHLELADHDVAFIAELIDYLIMKLVPWWKPSPDHNSTGGTSLCSGSTNVDSQMACPWSSITTSVSSEAVSGQDVFSGFNTIPRDGLETPGKACFYKNADNAIYKGAVDSSSLVNSEDRYSRGSGASEIAVDDVSMKNANCHDSKFLGVGYFKCLARSITGLEVGDAYFEDCKLQAADYNIGGSTVNSELSNAVSLSSSCCSMSSTEKDIDLKLKNELEAIESQYQNWIEELTRMKLEALEATRRRWMAKKK, from the exons TACAATGAAATCTTGGGCAGGGGTGCCTTCAAGACTGT TTATAGGGCATTTGATGAAGTTGATGGAATAGAAGTTGCTTGGAACCAAGTTAGGATTGATGGCCTCTTACATTCAGTAGATGATCTTGCAAAATTGTATTCTGAAGTTCATCTATTGAAGTCTTTGAATCATGAAAATATCATTAAGTTCTACGACTCATGGATCGATGATACGCAGAAAACCGTTAACATGATCACTGAACTCTTCACATCTGGAAACTTACGACA GTACCGTAAGAAGCATAAATATGTTGAAGTGAAAGCCATAAAAGGTTGGGCCAGACAGATTCTTCAAGGCTTAGTATATCTTCACGGTCACAAGCCACCTATTATTCACCGAGACTTGAAATGCGACAACATCTTTGTGAATGGAAACCAAGGAGAAGTTAAGATAGGTGATCTCGGTTTGGCAATTGTCATGCAGCAGCCAACTGCTCGGAGCGTTATTG GGACACCGGAGTTTATGGCTCCAGAATTATACGAAGAGGAGTACAATGAACTTGTTGACATCTATTCTTTTGGGATGTCAATGTTGGAGATGGTTACTCTTGAATATCCCTACAACGAATGCACCAACCCAGCTCAAATATTTAAGAAAGTTACCTCG GGCATCAAACCTGCTAACCTTAATAAGGTGAGTGACCCTCAAATTAAGGAGTTTATTGAGAAATGCCTAGTTCCAGCATCTCAGAGATTGTCTGCAGAGGAACTTCTTAATGACCCATTTCTACAAATTGAGAGTCAAAAGGATCCATTCCCGTCTCCTGTTAGAACTCGAAGATCTACATCAAGGGCTGGATCTATGGACATGGATGCTGACTACAAAAATTTTTCCGGGAGTATCTATACTGATAGCAGCCAGGGAAGTCCACATTTTCCAGTTTATCATGTTCAAAGGACTAATAAGAACAACGAGTTTAGGTTAAAAGGGACTAAAAATGATGATAACTCGGTATCATTGACCTTGCGTATTGCGGATACAAGTG GTCGAGTAAGGAATATACATTTTCTCTTTTACCTTGATACAGACACTGCAGTCTCGGTGGCCTCAGAGATGGTTGAACATTTGGAGCTGGCGGATCATGATGTGGCTTTCATTGCTGAGCTTATTGATTACCTGATAATGAAACTTGTTCCTTGGTGGAAACCTTCGCCTGATCATAACtcaactggaggaacaagtctTTGTAGTGGTTCTACAAATGTCGATAGCCAAATGGCATGCCCTTGGAGTTCTATCACAACTAGTGTTTCCTCAGAAGCAGTTAGTGGTCAAGACGTCTTTTCCGGGTTTAACACAATTCCTAGAGATGGTTTAGAGACACCTGGAAAGGCCTGTTTTTACAAAAATGCTGATAATGCTATTTACAAGGGTGCCGTCGATTCTTCTAGTTTGGTTAACTCAGAAGATCGATATTCACGAGGATCAGGAGCTTCTGAGATAGCTGTTGATGATGTTTCAATGAAAAATGCCAATTGTCATGATTCCAAATTTCTCGGTGTTGGATATTTTAAATGCCTAGCAAGGTCGATAACGGGGCTTGAAGTTGGTGATGCGTATTTCGAAGATTGTAAATTGCAGGCAGCAGATTACAATATTGGGGGAAGCACTGTGAACTCAGAATTATCAAATGCTGTGAGCTTGTCAAGTAGCTGTTGTTCTATGTCTTCAACTGAAAAGGATATTGATCTCAAGCTAAAAAATGAACTCGAGGCAATTGAGTCGCAATATCAGAATTGGATTGAGGAACTCACTAGAATGAAATTGGAGGCATTGGAAGCCACTCGAAGGAGATGGATGGCCAAGAAAAAGTAG
- the LOC123883457 gene encoding probable serine/threonine-protein kinase WNK4 isoform X2, with protein MITELFTSGNLRQYRKKHKYVEVKAIKGWARQILQGLVYLHGHKPPIIHRDLKCDNIFVNGNQGEVKIGDLGLAIVMQQPTARSVIGTPEFMAPELYEEEYNELVDIYSFGMSMLEMVTLEYPYNECTNPAQIFKKVTSGIKPANLNKVSDPQIKEFIEKCLVPASQRLSAEELLNDPFLQIESQKDPFPSPVRTRRSTSRAGSMDMDADYKNFSGSIYTDSSQGSPHFPVYHVQRTNKNNEFRLKGTKNDDNSVSLTLRIADTSGRVRNIHFLFYLDTDTAVSVASEMVEHLELADHDVAFIAELIDYLIMKLVPWWKPSPDHNSTGGTSLCSGSTNVDSQMACPWSSITTSVSSEAVSGQDVFSGFNTIPRDGLETPGKACFYKNADNAIYKGAVDSSSLVNSEDRYSRGSGASEIAVDDVSMKNANCHDSKFLGVGYFKCLARSITGLEVGDAYFEDCKLQAADYNIGGSTVNSELSNAVSLSSSCCSMSSTEKDIDLKLKNELEAIESQYQNWIEELTRMKLEALEATRRRWMAKKK; from the exons ATGATCACTGAACTCTTCACATCTGGAAACTTACGACA GTACCGTAAGAAGCATAAATATGTTGAAGTGAAAGCCATAAAAGGTTGGGCCAGACAGATTCTTCAAGGCTTAGTATATCTTCACGGTCACAAGCCACCTATTATTCACCGAGACTTGAAATGCGACAACATCTTTGTGAATGGAAACCAAGGAGAAGTTAAGATAGGTGATCTCGGTTTGGCAATTGTCATGCAGCAGCCAACTGCTCGGAGCGTTATTG GGACACCGGAGTTTATGGCTCCAGAATTATACGAAGAGGAGTACAATGAACTTGTTGACATCTATTCTTTTGGGATGTCAATGTTGGAGATGGTTACTCTTGAATATCCCTACAACGAATGCACCAACCCAGCTCAAATATTTAAGAAAGTTACCTCG GGCATCAAACCTGCTAACCTTAATAAGGTGAGTGACCCTCAAATTAAGGAGTTTATTGAGAAATGCCTAGTTCCAGCATCTCAGAGATTGTCTGCAGAGGAACTTCTTAATGACCCATTTCTACAAATTGAGAGTCAAAAGGATCCATTCCCGTCTCCTGTTAGAACTCGAAGATCTACATCAAGGGCTGGATCTATGGACATGGATGCTGACTACAAAAATTTTTCCGGGAGTATCTATACTGATAGCAGCCAGGGAAGTCCACATTTTCCAGTTTATCATGTTCAAAGGACTAATAAGAACAACGAGTTTAGGTTAAAAGGGACTAAAAATGATGATAACTCGGTATCATTGACCTTGCGTATTGCGGATACAAGTG GTCGAGTAAGGAATATACATTTTCTCTTTTACCTTGATACAGACACTGCAGTCTCGGTGGCCTCAGAGATGGTTGAACATTTGGAGCTGGCGGATCATGATGTGGCTTTCATTGCTGAGCTTATTGATTACCTGATAATGAAACTTGTTCCTTGGTGGAAACCTTCGCCTGATCATAACtcaactggaggaacaagtctTTGTAGTGGTTCTACAAATGTCGATAGCCAAATGGCATGCCCTTGGAGTTCTATCACAACTAGTGTTTCCTCAGAAGCAGTTAGTGGTCAAGACGTCTTTTCCGGGTTTAACACAATTCCTAGAGATGGTTTAGAGACACCTGGAAAGGCCTGTTTTTACAAAAATGCTGATAATGCTATTTACAAGGGTGCCGTCGATTCTTCTAGTTTGGTTAACTCAGAAGATCGATATTCACGAGGATCAGGAGCTTCTGAGATAGCTGTTGATGATGTTTCAATGAAAAATGCCAATTGTCATGATTCCAAATTTCTCGGTGTTGGATATTTTAAATGCCTAGCAAGGTCGATAACGGGGCTTGAAGTTGGTGATGCGTATTTCGAAGATTGTAAATTGCAGGCAGCAGATTACAATATTGGGGGAAGCACTGTGAACTCAGAATTATCAAATGCTGTGAGCTTGTCAAGTAGCTGTTGTTCTATGTCTTCAACTGAAAAGGATATTGATCTCAAGCTAAAAAATGAACTCGAGGCAATTGAGTCGCAATATCAGAATTGGATTGAGGAACTCACTAGAATGAAATTGGAGGCATTGGAAGCCACTCGAAGGAGATGGATGGCCAAGAAAAAGTAG